The Pseudofrankia sp. DC12 region GCCCACCACCGTCTTCCTCGGCGTTCTCACGACGATCCTGACGCTGCAGACCTTCGAGACGGTGGCGGTGCTGACGAAGGGCGGGCCGTTCCGGTCCAGCGCGACGATCGTCTACTACATCTTCGAGGTCGGCTTCACGGGCTCGTTCCGGATCGGCTACGCCTCCGCGATCGCGCTGTTGCTGATCCTGGCCATCGTGCTGATCGGCGTACTGGGCTCGGTCCTGGGCCGGCGGGCTCGGGCCCGAGCCGCTCGGGCTGACGGCGGCGGCGCGGACCTGGCCGTCGACAGCGCGGCCGGCGCCGCGCTGGTGAGCCGCGGCACTGGGCCCGGTAAGGCAGCAGTGTCCGGCGGCGCGGCGGCGGTGTCCGGATGAGCCAGCCGTCAGCGACTCCGACGGCCGCCCGGGGCGGCGGTCGAGCCGCCGGCTTCGCCGGTCGGTCGGTGATTCTCGCGCTGGGCGTCTTCTTCGCGCTGCTGCCGTTCGTCTGGATGGTGCGCACGGCGTTCGGGCCGTCCCAGTCCGCCTTCCAGCTGACGTCGAACCCGATTCCCCAGTCGGTCAGCTTCGACGCGTTCCAACGGGCCTGGGCTGACGGCCACCTCGGCCGGGCGCTGCTCACCGGGATCGGGGTCAGCCTGGCGATCGTGGTGCTGCAACTGCTGACGGCCGTTCCTGCCGCCTACGTGTTCGCCTGGCTGCCGTTCCGGGGCCGGGCCGCGGTGTTCGCCGTGGTGCTCGCCACGCTGCTCATCCCGAGCCAGGTGACCGCCATCCCGAACTACGTGACGATCTCGGCCCTGGGGCTGTCAAACACCCGCGTCGGGCTGGTACTGCCGTTCATGACGAGTGCTGCCGCGATCTTTCTGTTGCGCCAGTACATGACGACAATTCCGGTCTCGGTGCTGGAAGCGGCTCGGATGGACGGTCTTGGCCCGCTGCGGACGCTGCGGACCATCGTGGTGCCGCTGTCGATGCCGGCGATCGCCACCGTCTCGGTGTTCAGCTTCCTGCTGTCCTTCAACGAGTACCTCTGGCCGGTGCTGGAGGCCCGCTCGCCCGAGATCGCCACGCCGCCGCTGGCCCTGGCCACCATGCTCGCCTCGCCCAAGTACGGCCTCCCGGACTTCGCCGAGCTCGCCGCCGGCGCGCTGGTGGTCAGCCTGCCCACCCTCGTCGTCTTCTTCATCGCCCAGCGCCGCCTCACCTCGGGCCTCACCGGCACCGGTGTGGGTGGCTGAGCCCGCCGCGCACCCGACCAGCTACGACCGTCGCGCCCCCGGGGCCGTGGAAGGAAAAGCCGTGATCCGCAACGACTCCTCTGGCGGGCGCGGCGCGCGCCCGCGCCCGCGCGGCCGAGTGGTGGGCCTGCGCGTGACGCTGCCGCTCCTGGGTGCCGCGGTCGCCCTGGCGATCTCCGCCGCGGCCTGCGGCGGTGGCGGCAGCTCCGGCGTCCCCGATCTGCGGCCGACGGCCCGGGCAGCGAGCGCCGGCGTGAACGGGGTCAACGGCGCGACCGCGTCCCCCGAGTGCGCCAGCAAGGTCAAGACGCTGTCCTTCTACGGCGTCGCGCAGCTCTCGGACGTCGCCAAGTCCGCGAAGCTGTACATGGAGAAGGCCCACCCCGGCCTGACCGTCCAGCTCAACTCCACGGCGGGCGACTACGTCCAGCTGGTCCAGCAGATCTCGGCGGACAGGGCCGCCGGCAAGCAGACCGACGTCGCCGTCGCCGGCTTCGACCTGCTGCCGGTGTTCGCCAAGCAGCTGGGCGCCCAGGAGCTGCCAGCGTCGCTGCTGCGCAGCACCTACGACCAGCGTTTCCTCAAGCTCGGCCAGGTGGGCGGCAAGCAGATCGGCATCCCGGACCAGGTCTCGATGCCGGTGCTGGCGTACAACGCGGACGTCCTGGCCAAGGCCGGTGTCGACCCGAAGACGCTGGCGACGACCGACGGCGTGCTCGCCGCCGCCGCCAAGATCAAGGCGGCTGACCCGAGCATCCAGCCGATCGACCTGCCCACCGGCCAGCAGTTCGGCCAGTGGTACCTCAGCACGCTCGCGAGCTCCAAGGGCACCCTGATCCAGAACGCGAACGGCACGCCGAACCTGACGGCGCCCGACGTCGTCGCGGCGGCGCAGTTCCTCGGCAAGGCCGGCGCCTTCGGCCCGCAGTCCGACGACCCGACGCAGGGCGGCCTGCTGAGGTTCGGCATCCAGAAGCAGACCGCGATGGTCGGGGCGACCATCGCCTCGATCGGGGCCGGCATCAAGTACATCCAGAGCCAGGGGGCGAAGGGCTTCAAGTTCGGCGTGATGCCCTTCCCGACGCTGCCCGGCGGCAAGAACCTCCCAATCGCCGGTGGCAACGCGCTGACCGTGCTCGCCACCGACAAGTGCCAGAAGGAGATGGCCACCGAGCTGGTGGTCGCGATGCTGGCCCCGGACGTCGTGGCCGCCAGCGTCGAGGCGGTCAGCTACCTTCCGGTCGACACCGCTGCCGCCACCGAGCTGGCCGGCTTTTACCAGCAGTACCCCGAGCTGGTGCAGTTCAAGGGCCTCGGTGACTTCCTGCGGCCGGCGCCGGCCTGGCCGGGCACCCGCGGCGGCGAGGTGCCGCAGGCACTCACCGACCAGGTGATCCACGTGATGAAGGGCACCGGCCCGGCGACGGCCATGCGTGACGCCCAGGCGACGGCGACACAGCTGACCGCGTCATGACCGGCACGGACGTGGCCGCGCGGCCCGACGGCGCCATCACCCCCGGCGAGACGGCCGGGGTGCCGATCGAGATGGTGGGCCTGGGCCGGGACTTCGGCTCGGTCAGGGCGCTCGACGACGTGAGCATGTCGGTGCGGCCCGGCGAGATCGTCGCGCTGCTCGGCCCGTCCGGCTCGGGAAAGTCGACCCTGCTGCGGATCTGCGCTGGCCTGGAGGCGGCCTCCGCCGGCCAGTTGCTGTTCGCCGGCGTGGACCAGGCCGGCATCGCCCCGCACCAGCGGGACGTCTCCCTGGTGTTCCAGCACTACGCGCTCTACCCGCACCTCTCAGCGCTGGACAACCTGACGCTCGCGCTGCGCTACGGCCGCCGGCAGCCCAAGAAGGCGGCCGTGGCGCGGGCCCGCGAGACGCTGGACATGCTCGGCATCGGCGCGCTGGCCGATCGGCGCCCCGCCCAGATGTCCGGCGGCCAGCGCCAGCGGGTCGCGATCGGCCGGGCGCTGGCGCGGCAGTCCCGGGTCGTGCTGCTCGACGAGCCGATGTCGGGCCTGGACGCCAAGCTGCGGGTCGAGCTGCGGGTGGAGATCGTCGCGCTGTTGCGCCGGCTCGGGTCCACGGCCCTGTTCGTCACCCATGACCAGGCCGAGGCGATGGCGGTCGGCGACCGGGTCGCGGTCCTCAATGCCGGCCGCCTCGAGCAGCTCGGCACCCCCGACGAGGTCTACGACCGTCCAGCGACCCGGTTCGTGGCCACCTTCGTCGGTAGCCCACCCATGAACGTCCTGGACGGCACCCTCGCCGGCGGCGTCCTGCGCGGTGCTGGATTCGCCGTCGCGGCCCCGGCCGGAGCGTCGGCCGTCGGCGTCCGCCCGGAAGGGCTGACGTTGGCCTCGGCCGAGCCGGCGCCCGGCGCCGTCGCGCCGCTCGGCGACGGCGCGGGTGTCGACGACGGCGCGGCGCCCGCCGACGGCACCCTGCGGCTGGACGGCACTGTCGTGGTCTCCGAACGCCTGGGCGCCGAACGTGTCATCTACGTCCAGACCGTGGCCGGCCCCGTGGCCGTCCGCGTCCCGACCGGCAGTTCCGCCCAGCCTGGCGCGTCCGTCACCCTGGCCGCCCGGGCCGCAGCCTGCGCGTTCTTCGCCTCGGACGGGGCGCTGCTCCCGGCGCGCCGGTAGGGCTTCCGCGGATCGCCCCGAGCCGCCGGTCAGAAAGAGGTCCCCACCGGCTCGCGCTCGCACCGGGTGGTGGGCAACGGAGGTGTCGGTCCGCGAGCCGGTGGGGACGTGCGGGCAGGCCGGAGGCAGCGAGGAGCTCGGGCGAGTCCTCGCGTGGTCGCCGGCTCTGGCGGCAGGCCGCGGCCCCGTGGCCCGGCCGCTCGGGCCGCCGGACCACTCGGGCCGCGGGTTGGCCGGACGGCCGGTCAGACCAGCTCGGCGAGCTGCTGGTCGAGGTCGCGCGCGGCTGGGACGGCGGTGTGGCGGCGCAGCCGGCGGCGGACCTCGTCGGCGCGCCGGGCGTTGCGCCGGGACCGGGTCGCGGTCAGCAGCGGGATCGACTCGGTGGCCAGGGCGCAGCCGTTGTCGAGGTTGCCCAGGTCGATCTGCACGCCGGCCCGGCGCAGCAGGTAGGTGGCGTGGTCGCGGACCTTCTGGGCCGGGTGGGCGAGCAGCGCCTGGCCGAGCCAGCGGTCGGCGGACGGGAGGTGTCCGAGGTCGATGTAGCAGCAGCCGACCTGCGCCTGGAACTCGGCCTCGTCGAAGTAGACGGCCCACGGCGGGTCCTGCGCCTTCGCGTGGCTGAACGCCGCCTCGGCGATGCCCAGCTCCCGCATGCAGGAGACCTGGTCGCCGAGCGCCGCGTGCGCGCGGGCCATCCGCATGTGCAGCATCGCGCCGACCCGGCCGCTGGCGCCGGCCGCCGTGCGCACGGCGGCGTCGGCCAGCTCGATCGCCTCGGCCGGACGGGAGAAGTCGACGCACTGCAACGACATGTTCTTCAGCACGTTGGCGCCGAGCAGCCGGTCGCCGCCGACGTGCGCCGCGTGCAGTGCGGTCACCCAGTACCGCTGGGCCGCGGTCTGGTAGCCGGCGTCGAACGAGACCCAGCCGGCGAACCGGGCCAGCTCCGCCGCGACGACGTGCAGCTGGCGGCCGATCCGCTCCGAGTAGCGGCTGCGGGAGAGCAGCTGGGTGACAACGCCCAGCTCGGCGTCGACCAGGCGGCGGACGCTCTCGCCACCGAGGCGGTCGTCCATCACCCGCAGGCCCGGGATGTTGTGCGCGATCCGGTGCACGATCTGCTCGTCAACGAGGCCGCCGTCGAGCGCGCCGGCGAGGTGCGCGGGCTCCAGGCCGAGCCACTCGCCGGCCAGCACGGCGACGCCTGACCCGGTGATCGTCAGGAACCCCCTGCGGTCGGTGAGGGCGTCCTGCACGACGTCGGTGAGGGCGCTGAGACTGCCGGCCTGCGTCCACGGGTAGTCGGTGCGGACGTTGTCGCCCGTGGGCAGCCAGGACGGCCAGGGGTGGGACTCCAGCCGCTCGGTCGGCACCCCCAGCTCGGTGGCCAGGGCGAGCTGGGACACCCGGTCCGGGACGACGCCACGGTGCTCCCAGCGCCACACCTTCTGCCGCTCGGCCGCCATGTTGGCCACGCCCAGGTCACGCGCCCGCTTGGCGACGACACGGGCGAGCTTCTGATACGACCAGCCCCGTTGGGCACGGACGAAGGCCAATGGGTGTGCGCAGGCCTGGGCGTTCTCCGTCAGCATCGACGATCTCCTCCGGATTGCGTGCACAGATATCCGTGGCGACAGCCGGGTCAGGGGCAGGGTCCCCGCCAGTCCCGCTGGGACCGGCCGGGATGTCGGCGGGACATCCTTGGCCCACCGCTCCCTGTGCGACCGCCCCCCGCGGGCCTGCTTTTCGCGGGTCCGCTAGCGCTCCACAACCCGGTGGCGGTCACTGCGTGTCGCCTGACGAACGTTTCGTAGGCGCATGGCAACGCTATGTCGCGACATCTGCCATCGATAGTGTTGACCGCAGTGCGTTGCGTGCATTGAGGCCACAAGTGGCCCACTCGTGGCCCTCGATTGCACACCCCCGGACAATCGCCGCCGTCGGCGTAGGCCCGGCCGCGCCGGCCATCTGGGCCCTGATCAGCCAGGATGGCGGCAGGGGTGACATCGGGGGCGGAACCAGGCCGCGACGGTGTGGGTGTGCAGTCGGCCGGGCGAAGTGCGCCGGGTCCGAAGACCAGCTTGATCCTGGCGCCGACCTGACTGGCACTCGTGAGCCACAAGGGCCGTGTACGACCCAAAAAAACCGGCGGATCCGTACATGGAAGGCGAGGATCGGAGGCCGGCCGCACGGTGGAAAAGCCGGCCGCCACGCCGCTACGTGACCGCCGTCGGACACGGATCGTGACGGGCAGCGGCGGGCCCATCGGGCCGACGCCCGGCCACCCGGCGAGGTTCGAGGCCGCGCCGGGCACTGCCGCGGGAGCCGGCTAGCGCAGCAGGTGGCCGGCGGGCCGATCCGGCCGGACCGGGCCGGAGCAGGGATCGATCTGGGCGGCGACCTCGTGGCCGTCCTGGTCGTTGACGACGAGCGGAGCGTCATCCGCGACGGAGCGCTTGACCATCGCCAGCGCCACCGGGCCCAGCTCGGCGTGTACGCGGGAGGAGCCGACGAAGCCGACCTGCCGGCCGCCGGTCACCACCGGCGACCCGGGCGCGGCGGCCGCCCCGTCCAGGTGCAACAGCACCAGCCGGCGTGGGGGCCGGCCGAGGTTGTGTACCCGGGCCACCGTCTCCTGGCCCCGGTAGCAGCCCTTGTCCAGGTGCACGGCGCCGGTGAGCCAGCCGACCTCGTGCGGGATCGTGCGGTGGTCCGTGTCGGCACCGAGCCGGGGGCGGTGGGCGGCGATCCGGATCGCCTCGAACGCGTCGACCCCGGCCGCCGTCGCGCCGGCGGCGAGCAGCCGCTGTGCGACCGTGACGAGTGCGGATCGCGCGACCAGCAGATCGGCGCCGTAGGGCATCCGGCGGGCCAGCACGTCCGGTCCGAACCGTGCGACCGGGTAGCGGCCCGCCTCGGCCGGCAGCCCCGCCGCGCCGTCGCCCGTCGGCGCGGCCCAGTCGGCCGGCACGTCCGCCTCGTCGCCCCCCAGCGCCCGGGTGACCGTCGCCGCGGCCTCGGGGCCAACCAGCGACAGCACGGCCGTCGTCGCCGTCACGTCCGCCGGCTCGACTCGGAGCAGGAAACGCATCGACTCCAGGAAGCGGGTCAGCGTGGCCGCGCCGCCGGGCTGATCGTCGCCGAGGGAGGCGGCACCGCCCGGCTCGACGTCGATCCAGGTCGTCTGGCCGTCGTCGGCGAGCACCAGATGATGTTCGACGTGACCGTGCGGGGACAGCAGCAGCGCCTCGGTGCCGCGCATCGGGCGCAGCGCGCTCAGGTGCTGGGAAGTCAGGCTGTGCAGCCAGGTCAGCCGGTCCGGCCCGGTGACCCGCACGACGCCGCGGTGCGACCGGTCCACCAGCACCGCGCCGGTCGAGGCCAGGCGCTGCTCCCGCAGCGGGTCGCCGTAGTGCGCGGCCACCCCCGCGTCGGCCCCGTCGGCCGCGACCGCGCCGGGCAGGTCGAGCAACGGTGACCGGTAGCCGGCGGTGGCGGTCGGGTCCGAGGCGGTGGCGGCGTCGCTCATGCCACTAGTCAACCCTCACCGTGGGCAGAACAGTCCGCGCATCGGCCGGCCAGCGCCACGTGGTCGACGTTCACCGTGAAGCCGAGCTCCCGGCGCAGGTCGTCGACCAGGCCGGCCAGTCGGTCCGGGGACAGCTCGCTGATCGCGCCGCACCCGCCGCAGACCAGGTGGATATGCCGGTCGTGGCCGGTGACGTGATAGGTCGGGGCCCCGTGGGTGAGGTGCGCATGGGAGACCAGCCCGAGGTCTTCCAGCAGGTCGAGCGTGCGGTAGACGGTCGAGATGTTCACGGCGGTGGCGGTCCGGCGGACCTCGGTGACGATCGCTTCCGGCGTCGCGTGTCCCAGCTTCGCGACCGCCTCCAGCACGAGCTGGCGCTGCGGGGTGAGCCGGTACCCCCGGCCGCGCAGCCGGACCTGCCAGTCCTCGCCCGACTCGTTGCCAGCCACGTGATCTGGCGACATGGCGTCTCGCAACGCGGTGTCAGGCGACACGCCGCGCAGACCGTGGCCGGATGATCCATGGCTGTGCGGCCTATAGACGTCGGGCGGCATACCGTCAAGTCTAGGCGGGCGCCGTTGGTCACAGCGCGGGCCGGAGTGGCGATCACCGGCTGGCGGGTACGACAGCAGGCGGTCGCGCCACGCGGTCCGGGGGAGCGGCCGCGCCGGCGGCGGGCCGCCGACGAACGAGGAGGTGGCCGTGGCGGAGTCGGTGCTGGTCGTCTGGGACAGCGAGCGGGCGGTACCGCATGACCTGGCGGCCCCGCTGCTGCGGGCCGACGACGGCGCCGTGCTGCGCGGCGACGGGCTGTTCGAGACGCTGCGGACCCACGACGGGCGGATCTTCCTGCTTGACGAGCACCTGGCCCGGCTGGCCTGCTCCGCCGGCGCGCTCCAGCTCGCCGTCCCGCCGGCCGCCGCCTGGCGCGCGCTCGCGCGGGCGGCGACGGAGCTCTTCTACAGGGCCGGGCCGACCCCCAAGCCGGCTGATTCTGCCGTAACCGGCTCAGGCCGCGACGCCGGCCAGGACGGGCGGCTGCGGCTCGCCGCGACGCGCGGGCCGGGCGGCGGCGCTCCGGTCGTCTACGCGCTGCTCGAACCGGTCCCGGCGACGGTCGCGGCGGCCAGAGCGACCGGTGTCCACGCGATGACCCTCTCGCTGGGCGTGACGGCGACGGGCCGGCGGCACACTCCCTGGCTGCTGCCCGGCGCCAAGCACCTGTCCTACGCGGTCCCGATGGCAGCGCAGCGGTTCGCCGAGGCGGCGGGGGCCGCCGAGGCGGTGTGGGTCTCGGTCGACGGTGAGGTCCTGGAGGGCACCACCTCCTCCGTCATCGCGGTCGTCGCGGGCCGGGCCTGCACACCGCCACCGACCGAGCTGGGCCTGCTTGCCGGAACGACGGTGGCCGCGGTGGCTCGGCTGGCCGAGCGGGCTGGCCTCGACGGCGGGATCGCCGAGCGGCGACTGGCCCTCGACGAGCTGCGGGCGGCGGACGAGGCGATGCTCGTCTCCAGCATCCGCGGCGTCGCCCCGCTGGTCCGGCTGGACGGCCGGCCGATCGGGTCCGGCGCCGTCGGACCAATTGGAACCACTTTGCGTGACGCCCTTGAGCGGGCCGTCCGGCGTGGCGTTCTGGACTGACGAACGCCCGCCGGCCGGGCGGTTCCGAGCCCCGTCCAGGTAGCCGGCGAAAAATGCGTTGCTCTGCCACCCGGGTCGCGCGTAGCGTCGCCGGTACACGGGAGAGGAGGTGGTCCAGACTTGTGTAGTAGTTGGACTCGTGAGGTGACTGTCAGCTAGTGCCGGTCTCCTTGTGCTCACCTCCTTGGTGTCCCTGAGGGCACCGGCCGGCGAGTACCAGGCAGTCACCGGGCCCCCGGGTGCCGTCGTTCAGTCCCGACGGCCCGCGCACCGCATCCGCGGGCGCGGAGCAACCCGGGGGTTTTCACGTTCCGGGCCACCCGCGGCCCGGAACCGCCCCGATGGGCATTTCCAGGCCGGCTGATCGCCGGAGTGTGCCGAAAACAGCGAAACGAGATCTGGCCCTGCGCCGGCCCGAGCGGGCAGGATCGGCCTATGCCGACCCTCGTCCTGCTCCGCCATGGCGAAAGCATCTGGAACCAGAAGAACCTGTTCACCGGCTGGGTGGACGTCGACCTGTCCGAGAAGGGCGTCAAGGAGGCCACTCGCGGCGGTGAGCTGCTGCGCGAGGCCGGCGTGCTGCCCGACGTCGTACACACGTCCGTGCTGACCCGCGCGATGCGCACCGCCTGGCTGGCCCTCGACGCCGCCGGCCGGATCTGGATCCCGGTGCGGCGCAGCTGGCGGCTCAACGAGCGTCACTACGGTGGCCTGCAGGGCCTGGACAAGGCCGAGACGCTGGAGAAGTACGGCGAGGAGCAGTTCATGCGCTGGCGCCGCTCCTATGACACCCCGCCACCGGACATCACGCCCGACCGGGAGAGCGGCGTCGACGACCGATACGCGGAGCTCGCCCCCGATCTCATCCCGGCGACCGAGTGCCTCAAGGACGTCGTCGTCCGGATGCTCCCGTACTGGTACGACGCGATCGTGCCGGACCTGCGGACCGGGCGGACGGTGCTGGTCGCGGCGCATGGCAACTCGCTGCGCGCGCTGGTCAAGCACCTGGACGGCATCGGCGACGCCGACATCGCCGCCCTGAACATCCCCACCGGAATCCCGCTGCGCTACGAGCTGGACGACGACCTCAAGGTCATCTCGTCCGCCTACCTCGACCCCGACGCCGCCGAGCTCGCCGCCGCCGCGGTAGCCGCCCAGGGCAAGAAGAAATAGCCGCCGACCAGCACAAGCCGCCTCAAGACCGGTGTTGATCATTAGGTAACGATTTGGGTCCAGCCACAAGACCGGTATGGCTCGCAAGCCACCAGCGGGAGGCGACCCCGCGGCTCCGCGTAGCCCGCCGGCCCAGCCGGCCACGAGTGAAGCGAAGTGGCCGGACTGGGCCGGCGAGCGGAGCGAAGCCCTGTTCGCGGAGGAGGACGCGAGCCGGAGGTACCGACCGAAGCGAAGCGAGGTCGGTGCCGGAGGCTCGCGCCCGGACGGAGCGAACCAAGGGGCAACCTTGCCCCAAACCCCCAACCAACCGCTTTACTCCGCTTTACTCCGCCCAGATCGGCCCACTGGCCGCCGGTGAAAAGCGTGACCCGGCCCACGGCTGGACCCTGGATGGGGTCGGCCTCGGTGTCTACGCCAGCCGTCGATACAGGGCTGGTCGGGGCGCGGAGCGTCCTGACCGGACGGTCGCGAGCGGCGCGCTGCAGTGTGACGCGACTGTCGGCTGGACCCTGGATGGGGTCGGCCTCGGTGTCTACGCCAGCCGTCGATACAGGGCTGGTCGGGGCGCGGAGCGTCCTGACCGGACGGTCGCGAGCGGCGCGCTAAGCGCGCCGCTCGCGACCGTCCCTACTTTTCGCCGGTCACCAGATACACGACGCGGCGGGCGACGGAGACGGCGTGGTCGGCGTAGCGCTCGTAGAAGCGGCCGCACAGGGTGATGTCGATCGCCGCCTCCATGCCGTGCTCCCACGGCCGCTCCAGCAGGATGTGGAACAGCTGCCGGTGCAGGTGGTCCATCGCGTCGTCGTCGGACTCGAGCTCGGCGGCGAGGTCGGTGTCCCGGCTGGCGATCACCGAGCCGGCCTTGGCGACGATCCGCTGCGCGACCTGGCCCATCTCGGTGATGGTGCCGGAGAGCTCCGGCGGCACGGCCTTGCCTGGGTAACGGCGGCGCGCCACCTTCGCGACGTGCAGCGCCAGGTCGCCCATCCGCTCCAGGTCGGCGACGATGCGCAGGGTGGTGACGATCACTCGGGCGTCGGTCGCGACCGGAGCCTGGCGCGCGAGGATGTCGAACGCGCGCTCCTCGATCTCGTTGCGGAGCAGGTCGACGGTCTCGTCGGCGGTGATGACCTGCTCGGCGAGCTGCAGGTCGGCGTCCAGCAAAGCGGTGGTCGCGCGGGCCATGGCCGAGGCGACCATGCTGCTCATCTCGACGAGGGACACCGTGATGCCCTCGAGCTCCTCGTGGAAGACGTCCCGCACGGGCGGACTCCTGTTCTGATCAAACCGGTCTAGGCCGTTCGGGTCCTGGCGTCCGCCCGGCTAGTCACAACCGGCCGCGGCTAACCGCACGCGGCCACACCTGGTCATGGCCCCGGGACTCGTCGACCCGAGATCGCTGGTCTTCGGATGGATCGACGATGCGGCGACCCAGTCGCTGACCGGTGAACGGAGACGTTAGCGGGGATGAACACCTGACGACGAACCGCCGTGGAGAACCGTTCGGCGGATCCCGGAGGGCCGGGCGACACCTAGCATTCGGCGCGTGGGCGACAGGTCGGTGGATGACGTGACAAGCATGCTACGGTACGCGATCCCGTCCGTGCCGACTCGCGTCGCCGTGTCGTGGCCGGCCCGTGTGCGCCTGGTGTCCGGCCCGACCCGGCCGTGTTCCCCGGGAGACCGCCGATGAGCACGCCGCCGCCAGCCTCCGCCGGGTCGTTGCGCGAGACGGACCGGCCTGGCCCGCCGGCGGTCGCCGGCGAGGGGCCCGCCGACTCGTTGCCCGCGGACCAGCTGCGCCGGCTGGTCTCGGCGCTGCCGTCCGGTGTCGTCGTGCTGACCACCCGCGACGAGGTGGTGATGGCGAACCCGGCCGCCCGCGCGATGGGCGTGGTGGTCGACAACCGGATCGGCGTCCCCTCCGTGGCGGATATCGTCCGGCGCACCCGTCGGGCCGGCTCCGGCCTGGACGGCCAGCTGGACCTGCCGCCCGTGCCGCCACCGCCGCTCACT contains the following coding sequences:
- a CDS encoding carbohydrate ABC transporter permease, with the translated sequence MSQPSATPTAARGGGRAAGFAGRSVILALGVFFALLPFVWMVRTAFGPSQSAFQLTSNPIPQSVSFDAFQRAWADGHLGRALLTGIGVSLAIVVLQLLTAVPAAYVFAWLPFRGRAAVFAVVLATLLIPSQVTAIPNYVTISALGLSNTRVGLVLPFMTSAAAIFLLRQYMTTIPVSVLEAARMDGLGPLRTLRTIVVPLSMPAIATVSVFSFLLSFNEYLWPVLEARSPEIATPPLALATMLASPKYGLPDFAELAAGALVVSLPTLVVFFIAQRRLTSGLTGTGVGG
- a CDS encoding extracellular solute-binding protein, with the translated sequence MIRNDSSGGRGARPRPRGRVVGLRVTLPLLGAAVALAISAAACGGGGSSGVPDLRPTARAASAGVNGVNGATASPECASKVKTLSFYGVAQLSDVAKSAKLYMEKAHPGLTVQLNSTAGDYVQLVQQISADRAAGKQTDVAVAGFDLLPVFAKQLGAQELPASLLRSTYDQRFLKLGQVGGKQIGIPDQVSMPVLAYNADVLAKAGVDPKTLATTDGVLAAAAKIKAADPSIQPIDLPTGQQFGQWYLSTLASSKGTLIQNANGTPNLTAPDVVAAAQFLGKAGAFGPQSDDPTQGGLLRFGIQKQTAMVGATIASIGAGIKYIQSQGAKGFKFGVMPFPTLPGGKNLPIAGGNALTVLATDKCQKEMATELVVAMLAPDVVAASVEAVSYLPVDTAAATELAGFYQQYPELVQFKGLGDFLRPAPAWPGTRGGEVPQALTDQVIHVMKGTGPATAMRDAQATATQLTAS
- a CDS encoding ABC transporter ATP-binding protein, whose protein sequence is MTGTDVAARPDGAITPGETAGVPIEMVGLGRDFGSVRALDDVSMSVRPGEIVALLGPSGSGKSTLLRICAGLEAASAGQLLFAGVDQAGIAPHQRDVSLVFQHYALYPHLSALDNLTLALRYGRRQPKKAAVARARETLDMLGIGALADRRPAQMSGGQRQRVAIGRALARQSRVVLLDEPMSGLDAKLRVELRVEIVALLRRLGSTALFVTHDQAEAMAVGDRVAVLNAGRLEQLGTPDEVYDRPATRFVATFVGSPPMNVLDGTLAGGVLRGAGFAVAAPAGASAVGVRPEGLTLASAEPAPGAVAPLGDGAGVDDGAAPADGTLRLDGTVVVSERLGAERVIYVQTVAGPVAVRVPTGSSAQPGASVTLAARAAACAFFASDGALLPARR
- a CDS encoding folate-binding protein YgfZ; this encodes MSDAATASDPTATAGYRSPLLDLPGAVAADGADAGVAAHYGDPLREQRLASTGAVLVDRSHRGVVRVTGPDRLTWLHSLTSQHLSALRPMRGTEALLLSPHGHVEHHLVLADDGQTTWIDVEPGGAASLGDDQPGGAATLTRFLESMRFLLRVEPADVTATTAVLSLVGPEAAATVTRALGGDEADVPADWAAPTGDGAAGLPAEAGRYPVARFGPDVLARRMPYGADLLVARSALVTVAQRLLAAGATAAGVDAFEAIRIAAHRPRLGADTDHRTIPHEVGWLTGAVHLDKGCYRGQETVARVHNLGRPPRRLVLLHLDGAAAAPGSPVVTGGRQVGFVGSSRVHAELGPVALAMVKRSVADDAPLVVNDQDGHEVAAQIDPCSGPVRPDRPAGHLLR
- a CDS encoding Fur family transcriptional regulator, which translates into the protein MSPDHVAGNESGEDWQVRLRGRGYRLTPQRQLVLEAVAKLGHATPEAIVTEVRRTATAVNISTVYRTLDLLEDLGLVSHAHLTHGAPTYHVTGHDRHIHLVCGGCGAISELSPDRLAGLVDDLRRELGFTVNVDHVALAGRCADCSAHGEG
- a CDS encoding aminotransferase class IV, with the translated sequence MAESVLVVWDSERAVPHDLAAPLLRADDGAVLRGDGLFETLRTHDGRIFLLDEHLARLACSAGALQLAVPPAAAWRALARAATELFYRAGPTPKPADSAVTGSGRDAGQDGRLRLAATRGPGGGAPVVYALLEPVPATVAAARATGVHAMTLSLGVTATGRRHTPWLLPGAKHLSYAVPMAAQRFAEAAGAAEAVWVSVDGEVLEGTTSSVIAVVAGRACTPPPTELGLLAGTTVAAVARLAERAGLDGGIAERRLALDELRAADEAMLVSSIRGVAPLVRLDGRPIGSGAVGPIGTTLRDALERAVRRGVLD
- a CDS encoding phosphoglyceromutase, whose translation is MPTLVLLRHGESIWNQKNLFTGWVDVDLSEKGVKEATRGGELLREAGVLPDVVHTSVLTRAMRTAWLALDAAGRIWIPVRRSWRLNERHYGGLQGLDKAETLEKYGEEQFMRWRRSYDTPPPDITPDRESGVDDRYAELAPDLIPATECLKDVVVRMLPYWYDAIVPDLRTGRTVLVAAHGNSLRALVKHLDGIGDADIAALNIPTGIPLRYELDDDLKVISSAYLDPDAAELAAAAVAAQGKKK
- the phoU gene encoding phosphate signaling complex protein PhoU — protein: MRDVFHEELEGITVSLVEMSSMVASAMARATTALLDADLQLAEQVITADETVDLLRNEIEERAFDILARQAPVATDARVIVTTLRIVADLERMGDLALHVAKVARRRYPGKAVPPELSGTITEMGQVAQRIVAKAGSVIASRDTDLAAELESDDDAMDHLHRQLFHILLERPWEHGMEAAIDITLCGRFYERYADHAVSVARRVVYLVTGEK